A region of Salmo salar chromosome ssa17, Ssal_v3.1, whole genome shotgun sequence DNA encodes the following proteins:
- the LOC106575410 gene encoding uncharacterized PPE family protein PPE12-like — MGGLSSFMRRSNLMVNQSKTQHNTWTWCRETGKHLIMDKRPHPGTSEFNRTALGTSEFNGTALGTSEFNGTALGTSEFNGTALGTSEFNRTALGTSEFNGTALGTSEFNRTALGTSEFNGTALGTSEFNRTALGTSEFNRTALGTSEFNGTALGTSEFNGTALGTSEFNGTALGTSEFNRTALGTSEFNGTALGTSEFNRTALGTSEFNGTALGTSEFNGTALGTSEFNGTALGTSEFNGTALGTSEFNGTALGTSEFNGTALGTSEFNGTALGTSEFNGTALGTSEFNRTALGTSEFNGTALGTSEFNRTALGTSEFNGTALGTSEFNGTALGTSEFNGTALGTSEFNGTALGTSEFNGTALGTSEFNGTALGTSEFNRTALGTSEFNRTALGTSEFNGTALGTSEFNGTALGTSEFNGTALGTSEFNRTALGTSEFNGTALGTSEFNRTALGTSEFNRTALGTSEFNGTALGTSEFNGTALGTSEFNGTALGTSEFNGTALGTSEFNGTALGTSEFNGTALGTSEFNGTALGTSEFNGTALGTSEFNGTALGTSEFNGTALGTSEFNRTALGTSEFNRTALGTSEFNGTALGTSEFNGTALGTSEFNRTALGTSEFNRTALGTSEFNGTALGTSEFNGTALGTSEFNGTALGTSEFNGTALGTSEFNGTALGTSEFNGTALGTSEFNGTALGTSEFNGTALGTSEFNGTALGKSRTG, encoded by the exons ATGGGCGGCTTGAGTTCATTTATGAGGCGCTCAAACCTGATGGTGAACCAGtcaaaaacacaacacaacacgtgGACGTGGTGCAGAGAAACAGGGAAACATCTGATCATGGATAAAAGACCCCACCCAGGGACATCAGAGTTCAATAGGACAGCCTTGGGGACATCAGAGTTCAATGGGACAGCCTTGGGGACATCAGAGTTCAATGGGACAGCCTTGGGGACATCAGAGTTCAATGGGACAGCCTTGGGGACATCAGAGTTCAATAGGACAGCCTTGGGGACATCAGAGTTCAATGGAACAGCCTTGGGGACATCAGAGTTCAATAGGACAGCCTTGGGGACATCAGAGTTCAATGGGACAGCCTTGGGGACATCAGAGTTCAATAGGACAGCCTTGGGGACATCAGAGTTCAATAGGACAGCCTTGGGGACATCGGAGTTCAATGGGACAGCCTTGGGGACATCAGAGTTCAATGGGACAGCCTTGGGGACATCAGAGTTCAATGGGACAGCCTTGGGGACATCAGAGTTCAATAGGACAGCCTTGGGGACATCAGAGTTCAATGGAACAGCCTTGGGGACATCAGAGTTCAATAGGACAGCCTTGGGGACATCAGAGTTCAATGGGACAGCCTTGGGGACATCAGAGTTCAATGGGACAGCCTTGGGGACATCAGAGTTCAATGGGACAGCCTTGGGGACATCAGAGTTCAATGGGACAGCCTTGGGGACATCAGAGTTCAATGGGACAGCCTTGGGGACATCAGAGTTCAATGGGACAGCCTTGGGGACATCAGAGTTCAATGGGACAGCCTTGGGGACATCAGAGTTCAATGGGACAGCCTTGGGGACATCAGAGTTCAATAGGACAGCCTTGGGGACATCAGAGTTCAATGGAACAGCCTTGGGGACATCAGAGTTCAATAGGACAGCCTTGGGGACATCAGAGTTCAATGGGACAGCCTTGGGGACATCAGAGTTCAATGGGACAGCCTTGGGGACATCAGAGTTCAATGGGACAGCCTTGGGGACATCAGAGTTCAATGGGACAGCCTTGGGGACATCAGAGTTCAATGGGACAGCCTTGGGGACATCAGAGTTCAATGGGACAGCCTTGGGGACATCAGAGTTCAATAGGACAGCCTTGGGGACATCAGAGTTCAATAGGACAGCCTTGGGGACATCAGAGTTCAATGGGACAGCCTTGGGGACATCAGAGTTCAATGGAACAGCCTTGGGGACATCAGAGTTCAATGGAACAGCCTTGGGGACATCAGAGTTCAATAGGACAGCCTTGGGGACATCAGAGTTCAATGGAACAGCCTTGGGGACATCAGAGTTCAATAGGACAGCCTTGGGGACATCAGAGTTCAATAGGACAGCCTTGGGGACATCAGAGTTCAATGGGACAGCCTTGGGGACATCAGAGTTCAATGGGACAGCCTTGGGGACATCAGAGTTCAATGGGACAGCCTTGGGGACATCAGAGTTCAATGGGACAGCCTTGGGGACATCAGAGTTCAATGGGACAGCCTTGGGGACATCAGAGTTCAATGGGACAGCCTTGGGGACATCAGAGTTCAATGGGACAGCCTTGGGGACATCAGAGTTCAATGGGACAGCCTTGGGGACATCAGAGTTCAATGGGACAGCCTTGGGGACATCAGAGTTCAATGGGACAGCCTTGGGGACATCAGAGTTCAATAGGACAGCCTTGGGGACATCAGAGTTCAATAGGACAGCCTTGGGGACATCAGAGTTCAATGGAACAGCCTTGGGGACATCAGAGTTCAATGGAACAGCCTTGGGGACATCAGAGTTCAATAGGACAGCCTTGGGGACATCAGAGTTCAATAGGACAGCCTTGGGGACATCAGAGTTCAATGGGACAGCCTTGGGGACATCAGAGTTCAATGGGACAGCCTTGGGGACATCAGAGTTCAATGGGACAGCCTTGGGGACATCAGAGTTCAATGGGACAGCCTTGGGGACATCAGAGTTCAATGGGACAGCCTTGGGGACATCAGAGTTCAATGGGACAGCCTTGGGGACATCAGAGTTCAATGGGACAGCCTTGGGGACATCAGAGTTCAATGGGACAGCCTTGGGGACATCAGAGTTCAATGGGACAGCCTTGGGGAAATCAAGGACAG GGTGA